From one Methylomonas paludis genomic stretch:
- the nusA gene encoding transcription termination factor NusA, producing MANKEILLVADVFANEKEIDKEIIFQAIESALEAATVKRYETPIKARVAINRQTGDYLTYRRWQVVEPNPDINGDVEFPGTQILLEAAQIDEPNLAVGDYVEEEIESVDFCRIAAQTAKQVIIQKVREAERRKIVEAYQDRVGELITGVVKRLEKGSVYLDLGGHVEAYIAREDMIPKEPIRMGDRVRGYLKSVRSEPRGPQLFVSRTAPELLTALFRLEVPEVGEGLIEIMAAARDPGSRAKIAVKTHDPRLDPVGACVGMRGSRVQAISNELAGERVDIILWNPNEAQFVINALSPAEIQSIVVDEDKHSMEVAVPTDNLSQAIGRGGQNVRLATELTGWELNIHDSAKTDKNHDESIAKAKKEFIELLDVDEEIADILVEVGLSNIEEIAYIPVNEMLEIEGFDLELVEALRSRAKDALLIKAIASEEKIETAEPSAELLAMEGMNAELAKGLAGKGVVTVDDLAEQAIDDIIELPGLNEELAGKLIMKARESWFAEDKA from the coding sequence ATGGCAAATAAAGAAATCTTATTGGTAGCAGACGTTTTTGCTAATGAAAAAGAAATCGATAAAGAGATTATCTTTCAGGCCATAGAATCTGCCCTGGAAGCCGCGACTGTCAAACGTTACGAAACACCGATCAAAGCCAGAGTGGCCATTAACCGGCAAACCGGGGATTATTTGACTTACCGGCGCTGGCAGGTTGTGGAGCCTAACCCGGACATTAACGGTGACGTGGAATTTCCCGGCACCCAGATTTTGCTGGAAGCCGCGCAAATCGACGAGCCGAACCTCGCTGTGGGCGATTATGTCGAAGAAGAAATTGAATCCGTGGATTTTTGCCGGATTGCGGCGCAAACCGCCAAACAGGTGATTATCCAGAAAGTACGGGAAGCCGAGCGGCGTAAAATTGTTGAAGCTTATCAAGACAGAGTAGGCGAATTAATTACCGGTGTGGTAAAACGTCTGGAAAAAGGCAGTGTCTATCTGGACTTGGGCGGCCATGTGGAGGCTTATATTGCCCGTGAGGACATGATCCCTAAAGAACCGATCCGCATGGGTGACCGGGTGCGCGGCTATTTAAAATCGGTGCGTTCCGAACCGCGCGGTCCGCAATTGTTTGTTAGCCGTACTGCTCCGGAATTGTTGACTGCGCTGTTTCGTCTGGAAGTGCCGGAAGTTGGCGAAGGTCTGATCGAAATTATGGCGGCCGCCAGAGACCCAGGCTCCAGAGCTAAAATTGCGGTGAAAACCCATGATCCGCGTCTGGACCCGGTGGGGGCTTGTGTGGGTATGCGCGGTTCCAGGGTGCAAGCCATTTCTAATGAACTGGCCGGCGAACGGGTAGACATTATTTTGTGGAACCCTAATGAAGCCCAATTTGTGATCAATGCTTTGTCTCCGGCTGAAATTCAGTCTATTGTGGTGGATGAAGACAAGCACAGTATGGAAGTGGCGGTACCTACCGACAATTTATCTCAGGCTATCGGTCGTGGCGGTCAGAATGTGCGGCTGGCCACGGAATTGACCGGTTGGGAACTGAATATTCACGACTCTGCCAAGACTGATAAAAATCACGATGAATCCATCGCCAAAGCCAAAAAAGAGTTTATCGAATTACTGGATGTTGATGAAGAAATTGCCGATATTCTGGTTGAGGTTGGTTTGAGCAATATTGAAGAGATTGCTTATATTCCGGTGAATGAAATGCTGGAAATCGAGGGGTTTGACTTGGAATTGGTGGAAGCCTTGCGCAGCCGTGCTAAGGATGCTTTGTTGATTAAAGCCATTGCCTCTGAAGAAAAAATCGAGACTGCTGAGCCTAGTGCCGAGTTACTGGCTATGGAGGGCATGAATGCCGAACTTGCCAAGGGTTTGGCCGGCAAAGGCGTTGTCACTGTGGATGATCTGGCCGAACAGGCCATCGACGATATTATAGAGTTGCCAGGCCTGAATGAAGAACTGGCCGGTAAACTGATTATGAAGGCTCGCGAATCTTGGTTCGCTGAAGACAAGGCCTAA
- the infB gene encoding translation initiation factor IF-2, with translation MSDKTVQELAEVVGIPLDRFLVQLKEAGLSADAADDVISEDEKLKLLAHLRKRHGKPDSQQEDAGPKRITLKRSTKTELRQSTTPGTAAKTVSVEVRKKTTYIKRPDIGQQAASVDSEADKQLAELGQASDVESVLQTAAVEAIQTQVETGTQQVEAAEIIAAAADLSSDTGIAPVSAAEAPAIETPAPAPIEAVLSEPVSEAAAPAAVEATVATPAPAAVSKEEQLEIERKERLEAAVQRNAEKVKKQAEAKQQTLHKKKQEFKPARGVTVDLDVEGRSEAGRRGKSKKNKPRKEKPEFEIGGQPSRHKFEKPVVPVVHQVTIPETIIVSELAAKMSIKAAEVIKHLMKLGVMSTINQAIDQETAVILVEEMGHTPVPQSEDDFEQEMLAEVKSEGDNRKLLPRAPIVTIMGHVDHGKTSLLDYIRKTRVAAGEAGGITQHIGAYQVKTDHGAVTFLDTPGHAAFTAMRARGAEVTDIVIVVVAADDGVMPQTREAIDHARAANVPIIVALNKIDKKEANPDKVMQELATLNVVPEEWGGDVQFLKVSAKSGEGIDELIEALIVQAEVLELKAPAEGIASGICIESRLDKGRGAVATILIQKGTLSKGEFVLCGHEYGRIRAMFDENAHAIKSAGPSAPVEILGLSSTPDAGDEFLVVQNERIARELAAHREDRKRSTRHAAQHAAKLDDVFSRMSNGETLTLNLVIKTDVQGSLEALRESLVGLSNDEVQVKCIYGGVGGINEGDANLALASSAILIGFNVRADAVARKLIEEKDIDLHYYSIIYEAIDEVKRAISGMLAPEIQEKIVGLAEVRDVFRSPKFGAIAGCMVIDGFVKRNLPIRVLRNNVVIYEGQLESLRRFKDDVNEVKMGMECGIGVKNYNDVKPGDQIEVFERIEVKREL, from the coding sequence ATGAGTGATAAAACAGTACAGGAATTGGCGGAAGTCGTCGGCATCCCTCTCGACAGGTTTTTGGTGCAGCTAAAAGAAGCGGGCTTAAGCGCCGATGCAGCGGATGATGTGATCAGCGAAGATGAAAAACTTAAGCTGCTGGCCCATTTGCGCAAACGCCACGGCAAACCGGATAGCCAGCAGGAAGATGCCGGGCCTAAACGCATTACTTTAAAACGCAGTACTAAAACGGAATTGCGCCAGTCCACTACGCCCGGCACGGCGGCAAAAACCGTTAGTGTTGAAGTGCGTAAGAAGACGACCTACATTAAACGGCCGGATATCGGCCAGCAAGCAGCTTCTGTTGATAGTGAGGCAGACAAACAATTGGCCGAACTGGGTCAGGCAAGCGATGTAGAATCAGTATTGCAAACGGCTGCGGTCGAAGCTATTCAAACTCAGGTAGAGACCGGCACTCAGCAGGTGGAAGCAGCTGAAATTATTGCTGCCGCTGCTGATCTGTCCTCCGATACCGGCATAGCACCAGTATCTGCCGCTGAAGCACCTGCTATTGAAACCCCGGCCCCGGCCCCAATTGAGGCTGTGCTCAGTGAGCCTGTTAGTGAGGCTGCTGCCCCAGCCGCTGTTGAAGCGACAGTTGCAACCCCTGCCCCGGCAGCGGTAAGCAAAGAAGAGCAGTTGGAAATAGAGCGTAAAGAACGCCTGGAAGCCGCTGTACAGCGTAATGCTGAAAAGGTTAAAAAGCAGGCTGAAGCCAAGCAACAGACTTTGCATAAGAAAAAGCAGGAATTCAAACCTGCTCGCGGCGTGACTGTGGATTTGGATGTGGAAGGCCGTAGTGAAGCTGGGCGTCGTGGTAAAAGTAAGAAAAACAAGCCGCGTAAGGAAAAACCGGAATTCGAGATCGGTGGTCAGCCGTCCCGGCATAAATTTGAAAAACCGGTGGTGCCGGTGGTGCATCAGGTAACGATTCCGGAAACGATTATCGTTTCCGAACTGGCTGCCAAAATGAGTATTAAAGCTGCCGAAGTAATCAAGCATTTGATGAAATTGGGCGTGATGTCTACTATCAACCAGGCCATTGATCAGGAAACGGCGGTGATTCTGGTGGAAGAAATGGGTCACACCCCTGTGCCGCAAAGTGAAGATGACTTTGAACAGGAAATGCTGGCCGAGGTGAAAAGCGAAGGCGATAACCGTAAGTTACTGCCTAGAGCGCCTATCGTTACCATTATGGGTCACGTTGACCACGGTAAGACTTCTTTGCTGGATTACATCCGTAAAACCAGAGTGGCTGCCGGCGAAGCCGGTGGTATTACTCAGCACATTGGTGCTTATCAGGTTAAAACCGATCACGGTGCGGTGACTTTTCTGGATACTCCGGGCCATGCGGCGTTTACCGCGATGCGGGCCCGTGGTGCGGAAGTGACTGATATTGTGATTGTGGTGGTTGCTGCCGATGACGGGGTGATGCCGCAAACTCGCGAAGCGATAGACCATGCCCGTGCCGCTAATGTGCCGATTATTGTCGCTCTGAACAAAATCGATAAAAAAGAAGCCAATCCCGATAAGGTGATGCAGGAACTGGCTACTTTGAATGTGGTGCCGGAAGAATGGGGTGGCGATGTGCAATTCCTGAAAGTTTCGGCCAAATCCGGTGAAGGTATCGATGAATTAATCGAAGCTTTGATCGTACAGGCTGAGGTGCTGGAATTGAAAGCGCCTGCCGAAGGCATAGCCTCGGGTATCTGTATCGAATCGCGCCTGGATAAGGGCCGTGGCGCGGTGGCTACCATTCTGATTCAGAAAGGTACTTTGAGTAAAGGTGAGTTTGTGCTGTGCGGTCATGAATATGGCCGGATTCGGGCGATGTTTGACGAGAACGCTCATGCGATCAAGTCTGCCGGCCCTAGTGCGCCGGTGGAAATTTTGGGCTTGTCCAGTACGCCGGATGCGGGCGATGAGTTTCTGGTGGTGCAAAACGAACGGATTGCCAGAGAACTGGCGGCTCACCGTGAAGATCGCAAACGTTCGACCCGCCATGCGGCTCAACATGCCGCCAAACTGGATGATGTGTTCTCCAGAATGTCGAACGGTGAAACGCTGACTCTGAATCTGGTTATTAAAACCGATGTGCAGGGCAGTTTGGAAGCGTTGCGTGAATCGCTGGTCGGTCTGTCCAACGACGAAGTGCAGGTTAAATGTATTTACGGCGGTGTGGGCGGTATCAATGAGGGTGACGCGAATCTGGCGCTGGCTTCCAGTGCGATTCTGATCGGCTTTAATGTGCGTGCCGATGCGGTGGCCCGGAAACTGATTGAAGAAAAAGATATTGATCTGCATTATTACAGCATCATTTATGAGGCTATCGACGAAGTAAAACGCGCGATCAGCGGTATGTTGGCTCCGGAAATTCAGGAGAAAATTGTTGGTCTGGCCGAGGTGCGCGATGTATTCCGTTCACCAAAATTCGGTGCTATCGCCGGCTGTATGGTGATTGACGGTTTCGTGAAACGCAATCTGCCTATCCGGGTGCTGCGGAATAATGTGGTGATTTATGAAGGCCAGCTGGAATCTTTGCGCCGCTTCAAAGACGATGTCAATGAGGTGAAAATGGGCATGGAATGCGGTATCGGCGTGAAAAATTACAACGATGTCAAACCCGGTGATCAAATCGAGGTGTTTGAACGCATTGAAGTGAAAAGGGAGCTGTAA
- the truB gene encoding tRNA pseudouridine(55) synthase TruB, translating into MAKRKSGLDIHGILLLDKREGVSSNRALQEVRRLLNANKAGHTGSLDPLATGLLPLCFGEATKVSGMMLDQDKRYQVRVRLGVMTDTGDAEGQVIAEMPVPAFSETTLAACLDSFIGEIDQVPPMYSALKHQGQKLYELARAGISIDRPPRRISIYALNLLDYGADYLCLDVSCSKGTYIRSLAEDIATKLGSCGTVASLRRSAAGQFDLSAAYTLEQLQAMRPEQLQNCLIDVDAPLADIPALQLSAAQCLCIKQGQQITMSAGLPGLVRIYCEQDFLGLGELLLNGKLAPKKLFNLDNQLH; encoded by the coding sequence ATGGCCAAGCGTAAATCCGGTCTGGATATCCACGGTATTTTGTTGCTGGATAAACGTGAAGGCGTTTCTTCCAATCGGGCTTTGCAGGAAGTCAGACGGCTGCTGAATGCCAATAAAGCCGGTCATACCGGCAGTTTGGATCCTTTGGCTACCGGACTGTTGCCGCTGTGTTTCGGTGAGGCGACCAAGGTGTCGGGGATGATGCTGGATCAGGATAAACGTTATCAGGTTCGGGTGCGGCTGGGGGTGATGACTGATACCGGTGATGCGGAAGGTCAGGTGATTGCTGAAATGCCGGTTCCGGCGTTTTCTGAAACGACTCTGGCAGCCTGCCTGGACAGCTTTATCGGCGAGATTGATCAGGTGCCGCCTATGTATTCGGCTTTGAAACATCAAGGCCAAAAGCTGTACGAACTGGCCAGAGCGGGGATTAGTATAGACAGACCGCCCCGGCGCATCAGTATTTATGCTTTAAACTTGCTGGATTATGGCGCGGATTATCTGTGCCTGGATGTGAGTTGCTCGAAGGGGACGTATATACGCTCGCTGGCGGAAGATATCGCCACTAAATTGGGCAGTTGCGGTACGGTGGCCAGTTTACGGCGCAGCGCAGCCGGTCAGTTTGATTTAAGTGCCGCTTATACTCTGGAGCAATTGCAGGCTATGCGCCCGGAGCAGTTGCAAAACTGTTTGATTGATGTGGATGCGCCTTTGGCGGATATTCCGGCGCTGCAATTATCGGCGGCGCAATGTTTGTGTATCAAACAAGGCCAGCAGATTACGATGTCGGCCGGCTTGCCGGGTTTAGTCAGAATTTACTGTGAACAGGACTTTTTGGGGTTGGGTGAATTGCTATTAAATGGTAAACTAGCCCCGAAAAAATTATTTAATCTGGATAATCAATTACATTAG
- the rbfA gene encoding 30S ribosome-binding factor RbfA, with protein MPNDFGRSQRVASQMQKELALILQRDVHDPRLGFVTINEVVLSKDLASAKIYITVLNGDERAKQRNVETLNEMAPFIRHELAKRMRLRHISVLHFYYDHSFDTGMRVAELLQEVNNSDSGNGQA; from the coding sequence ATGCCCAATGATTTTGGCCGCAGCCAGCGGGTGGCTTCACAAATGCAGAAGGAGTTAGCGTTGATTCTGCAGCGGGATGTACATGATCCGCGCCTGGGCTTTGTCACTATTAATGAGGTGGTGCTGTCCAAAGATCTGGCTTCTGCCAAAATTTATATCACGGTGCTGAATGGCGATGAACGCGCCAAACAGCGCAATGTGGAGACTTTAAACGAAATGGCGCCGTTTATTCGCCATGAATTGGCCAAGCGCATGAGGTTAAGACATATTTCGGTGCTGCATTTTTATTATGATCATTCCTTTGACACGGGTATGCGGGTGGCGGAATTGTTGCAGGAAGTGAATAATTCCGATTCAGGTAATGGCCAAGCGTAA
- the rpsO gene encoding 30S ribosomal protein S15, with the protein MSLTAEQKHAVVAEYRLSESDTGSTEVQVALLTANINQLTPHFSTHKNDNHSRRGLLRMVNQRRKLLDYLKNTDVVRYRSLIERLGIRK; encoded by the coding sequence ATGTCGTTAACCGCAGAACAAAAACACGCCGTTGTAGCCGAATACCGCCTGTCGGAATCAGATACCGGCTCTACTGAAGTCCAGGTTGCTTTACTGACAGCCAACATCAATCAGCTTACTCCGCACTTTAGTACGCATAAAAATGATAACCATTCACGCCGCGGTTTGTTGCGCATGGTAAATCAGCGTCGTAAATTACTGGATTACTTGAAAAACACTGATGTAGTCCGTTATCGCTCACTGATCGAACGCCTAGGCATCCGTAAATAA
- the rimP gene encoding ribosome maturation factor RimP, with the protein MKQAPEHLVTLLEPIVEGLGYECVGIEYNPHPLHGMLRIYIDSPDGILVDDCSKVSHQISGVLDVEDPIQGNYQLEVSSPGADRPFFKLSQFQAYIGSTVALNLFSPVDKRKKITGLIQAVEGEEILLVEGERCFRIPFAAISKARLVPEYLINKGGRNGK; encoded by the coding sequence TTGTGGAAGGCCTAGGCTATGAATGCGTGGGCATTGAATACAATCCTCATCCGCTGCACGGCATGTTGCGCATCTATATCGATAGTCCAGACGGTATTTTAGTGGACGATTGCAGTAAAGTCAGCCATCAAATCAGCGGTGTGCTGGATGTGGAAGATCCTATTCAAGGCAATTATCAGCTGGAAGTGTCTTCCCCAGGCGCAGATCGGCCATTTTTTAAACTCAGCCAGTTTCAGGCTTATATCGGCAGCACGGTCGCCCTGAATTTGTTTAGCCCCGTTGATAAACGCAAAAAAATTACCGGACTCATACAGGCCGTGGAAGGTGAAGAGATTCTGCTCGTTGAAGGTGAGCGGTGTTTTCGAATTCCCTTTGCGGCGATCAGCAAGGCACGCTTGGTGCCCGAGTATTTAATTAATAAAGGAGGTCGCAATGGCAAATAA
- the pnp gene encoding polyribonucleotide nucleotidyltransferase yields MNPIRKQFQYGDRLVTLETGEIARQANGAVVIDVEGTSLLVTVVSKKEATGGDFFPLTVNYQEKAFAAGKIPGGFFKREGRPSENETLISRLIDRPIRPLFPESFTNEVQIIATVVSLNPEVDTEIPALLGASAALAVSGLPFNGPLGAACVGYIDDAYVLNPSLPALKESRLQLVVAGTEKAVLMVESEADLLSEDVMLGAVLFGHEQLQTAINAIKEFAAAVTAPEFNWSAAADNAELKAAVAAEAEQSIKAAYQVAEKLVRQDQLSAIRSQVVEKLTADGLYTEKEIRGAIEHLEYDVVRSAILVDRKRIDGRDLSTVRPISIRTGVLPRTHGSALFTRGETQALVVATLGTDRDAQIIDALAGEYKDPFMLHYNFPPFSVGETGFVGSPKRREIGHGRLAKRGVLAVLPNMAEFPYVVRVVSEITESNGSSSMASVCGSSLALMDAGVPIKAPVAGIAMGLIKEGDNFAVLSDILGDEDHLGDMDFKVAGSENGITALQMDIKIDGITAEIMRVALEQAKQGRLHILGEMNKALSSTRSHMSDFAPRIITFKIDPSKIREVIGKGGVTIRSITEQTGASIDLNDDGVVNIASVDKAAGEEARRMIEEITAEVEVGKIYEGKVVRLMDFGAFVTILPGKDGLVHISQISDERVEKVSDKLSEGDVVRVKVLEIDRQGRVRLSMKEIDSE; encoded by the coding sequence GTGAATCCTATCAGGAAACAATTTCAGTACGGCGACCGTCTCGTCACTTTAGAAACCGGTGAAATCGCACGTCAAGCCAATGGTGCAGTGGTGATTGATGTCGAAGGCACTTCCTTGCTGGTCACAGTAGTCAGTAAAAAAGAAGCCACCGGCGGCGATTTTTTCCCGCTCACCGTCAATTATCAAGAAAAAGCTTTTGCCGCCGGTAAAATCCCTGGTGGTTTTTTTAAACGGGAAGGACGTCCCAGCGAAAATGAGACCTTGATATCCCGACTGATCGACAGACCTATCCGCCCTCTGTTTCCCGAAAGCTTTACCAACGAAGTTCAGATCATCGCCACTGTGGTGTCGCTGAATCCTGAAGTGGATACTGAAATCCCGGCTTTGCTGGGTGCTTCTGCCGCTCTGGCGGTTTCCGGCCTGCCTTTCAACGGCCCGCTGGGTGCAGCTTGCGTTGGTTATATCGACGATGCTTATGTGTTAAACCCTTCCCTGCCGGCTCTGAAAGAATCACGTTTGCAACTGGTGGTTGCCGGTACTGAGAAAGCGGTATTGATGGTGGAATCGGAAGCCGATCTGCTATCTGAAGATGTGATGCTGGGCGCGGTATTGTTCGGTCACGAGCAATTGCAAACCGCTATCAATGCTATTAAAGAATTTGCCGCTGCTGTGACTGCTCCAGAATTCAACTGGTCTGCCGCTGCCGACAATGCCGAGCTGAAAGCGGCTGTCGCTGCTGAAGCGGAGCAAAGTATTAAAGCCGCTTATCAAGTGGCGGAAAAACTGGTCAGACAAGATCAGCTTAGTGCTATTCGTAGCCAGGTGGTGGAAAAACTCACTGCCGATGGCTTGTATACTGAAAAAGAGATTCGTGGTGCTATTGAGCATCTGGAATACGATGTGGTGCGTAGCGCGATTCTGGTTGACCGCAAACGTATTGATGGCCGCGATCTGAGCACGGTGAGACCGATCAGCATCAGAACCGGTGTTTTGCCTAGAACTCATGGTTCGGCGCTGTTCACCCGGGGTGAAACTCAGGCGCTGGTGGTTGCCACGTTGGGTACCGACCGCGATGCGCAAATCATTGATGCGCTGGCCGGTGAATATAAAGATCCGTTTATGCTGCATTATAATTTCCCGCCGTTCAGCGTTGGCGAAACCGGTTTTGTCGGTTCGCCGAAACGCCGGGAAATCGGTCATGGCCGTCTGGCCAAACGCGGTGTACTGGCTGTTTTGCCTAATATGGCTGAATTTCCTTATGTGGTGCGGGTGGTTTCGGAAATTACTGAATCCAATGGCTCCAGCTCTATGGCCAGCGTATGCGGCAGCAGTTTGGCGTTGATGGATGCCGGTGTGCCGATCAAAGCGCCGGTAGCCGGTATTGCTATGGGTCTGATTAAGGAAGGCGATAATTTTGCGGTGCTGTCGGACATTCTGGGTGATGAAGATCATCTGGGCGATATGGATTTCAAAGTGGCCGGTTCCGAAAACGGTATTACTGCGCTGCAAATGGACATTAAAATCGACGGTATTACTGCCGAAATTATGCGGGTTGCGCTGGAACAGGCTAAACAAGGCCGTTTGCATATTCTGGGTGAAATGAATAAGGCTTTGTCCAGCACCCGTTCGCATATGTCCGATTTTGCGCCACGTATCATTACTTTCAAAATCGATCCCAGCAAAATCCGCGAAGTTATCGGCAAAGGCGGCGTAACCATTCGCAGCATTACCGAACAAACCGGTGCCAGCATTGATCTGAACGACGATGGTGTGGTCAATATCGCTTCTGTGGATAAAGCTGCCGGCGAAGAAGCCCGCCGCATGATAGAAGAAATCACCGCTGAAGTTGAAGTGGGCAAAATCTACGAAGGGAAAGTGGTACGCCTGATGGACTTTGGTGCTTTCGTGACTATCCTGCCTGGCAAAGACGGCCTGGTACATATTTCACAAATCTCCGATGAGCGCGTTGAGAAAGTCAGCGACAAACTCTCTGAAGGTGATGTGGTTAGAGTGAAAGTGCTGGAAATTGACCGTCAAGGTCGGGTCCGCCTGAGCATGAAAGAAATCGACAGCGAATAA